The Streptomyces phaeolivaceus genome has a window encoding:
- a CDS encoding amino acid permease → MTSTAPDIRPEPPHSPDDGSLIEFGYRQELHRSLSRYASFAAGFSFISVLTTVFQFFAFGYAFGGPVFFWTWPAVLLGQLLVAACFAELAARYPISGAIYQWSSRLSNRTFGWFAGWIMVIGQIVVVAAAALALQMVMPAIWSGFQIVGGDPTPTTATGAANAAVLGVILLALTTFVNVLDNRVLSVVNRVGVTAEIIGAVLIIVLLLTHSERSPGITFHTAEGSSDLLGALLVGSFMAAYVMIGFDSAGEMSEETHNPRRTAPRTILTALGAAGLLGGLLVLAGLLAAPSLTDGRLGVDGLSYVLTSSLGDGVGRFLLADVVVAITVATLAIQTSACRMLFSMARDGQLPFAGRLAKVNPRTGMPTAPAVVVGVLAAALLLLNFASPEAFLAIGTTCIVMLYLAYAMVTGPLLVRRLKGTLPSGGTDETGSPLFSLGRLGIPVNALALLYGLFMTVNLAWPRAEVYDPAGGHWYFQWFTVLFLLATVVLGVLYRLIRAGRVRSAA, encoded by the coding sequence ATGACGAGCACCGCCCCCGACATACGCCCGGAGCCACCCCACTCCCCCGACGACGGCTCGCTGATCGAGTTCGGCTACCGCCAGGAGCTGCACCGCAGTCTGAGCAGATACGCCTCGTTCGCCGCCGGTTTCTCCTTCATCTCGGTCCTCACGACCGTCTTCCAGTTCTTCGCCTTCGGGTACGCGTTCGGCGGCCCGGTCTTCTTCTGGACCTGGCCGGCGGTACTCCTCGGCCAACTGCTGGTGGCCGCCTGCTTCGCGGAACTGGCGGCGCGCTACCCGATCTCGGGCGCGATCTACCAATGGTCCTCGCGTCTGTCCAACCGGACCTTCGGCTGGTTCGCCGGCTGGATCATGGTGATCGGCCAGATCGTGGTGGTCGCGGCGGCGGCGCTCGCGCTGCAGATGGTGATGCCCGCGATCTGGTCGGGCTTCCAGATCGTGGGCGGCGACCCGACGCCCACCACGGCGACGGGCGCGGCGAACGCGGCCGTCCTGGGCGTGATCCTGCTGGCCCTCACCACGTTCGTGAACGTCCTCGACAACCGGGTGCTGTCCGTGGTCAACCGGGTGGGCGTGACCGCCGAGATCATCGGCGCGGTCCTCATCATCGTCCTGCTCCTCACCCACTCCGAGCGCTCGCCCGGCATCACCTTCCACACCGCCGAGGGCAGCAGCGACCTCCTCGGCGCCCTGCTGGTGGGCTCGTTCATGGCGGCGTACGTGATGATCGGCTTCGACAGCGCGGGCGAGATGAGCGAGGAGACACACAACCCCCGCCGCACCGCGCCCCGCACGATCCTCACGGCGCTGGGCGCGGCCGGCCTGCTCGGCGGCCTCCTGGTCCTGGCCGGACTGCTGGCCGCGCCGAGCCTCACCGACGGGCGACTGGGCGTGGACGGTCTTAGCTACGTCCTGACCAGCAGCCTCGGCGACGGGGTGGGCCGGTTCCTGCTCGCCGACGTGGTGGTGGCGATCACCGTGGCGACGCTCGCGATCCAGACGTCGGCCTGCCGCATGCTGTTCTCGATGGCCCGCGACGGCCAGCTCCCCTTCGCCGGGCGGCTCGCCAAGGTCAACCCGCGCACCGGGATGCCCACCGCTCCCGCCGTGGTCGTCGGCGTCCTCGCCGCCGCCCTGCTGCTCCTCAACTTCGCCTCGCCGGAGGCGTTCCTGGCCATCGGCACCACCTGCATCGTGATGCTGTACCTGGCGTACGCGATGGTCACCGGCCCGCTCCTGGTCCGCCGTCTCAAGGGCACGCTCCCCTCCGGCGGCACCGACGAGACCGGCAGCCCCCTCTTCTCCCTCGGCCGCCTGGGCATCCCCGTCAACGCCCTCGCCCTCCTCTACGGCCTCTTCATGACCGTCAACCTGGCCTGGCCCCGCGCCGAGGTGTACGACCCGGCGGGCGGCCACTGGTACTTCCAGTGGTTCACCGTGCTGTTCCTGCTGGCCACGGTGGTGCTCGGAGTTCTGTACCGGCTCATACGCGCGGGACGTGTGCGCTCCGCCGCGTGA